A genomic window from Vagococcus entomophilus includes:
- a CDS encoding sigma 54-interacting transcriptional regulator, with amino-acid sequence MKKAKYFVLDCLKELVLSDKKLITTQNIADKADLSRGVTSLYLSQLLEEHLVMKEGTKPVYWSVSDPKDAFCKFIGYQGSLNKIIEACKTSVIYPPHGFPIMITGPSGVGKSFLASLLYEYALEKQCIEKESSFITLNCADYANNLELLSSVLFGYKKGAFTGALEDTDGLVDQADGGYLFLDEIHRLPKESQEKLFTLLDTGQFYPLGEKEKPKKVKIHFVFATTESLDHYLLQTFRRRVPMNVELPAYDKRPLSERYQLLYHSYLIEAKRMNRKIKVGTDSVTNLLFEKFEGNIGTLQNQVKISCAKAYNQQKDAETIVISNKHSLDSYIEIDPSKAFDAPFMLPTESYASNCLTFARSIEENEQSMVHFSDQQFEIQKMIRMMKENISQVYLDSGYLNLTLSKMNQYLTNIIQQKYGVKIGWDDKSLQDLAIIYQFFLELPNTFQTSAFRLGKRVQQKYPRSYDLFYPFVAYIFKETQVTKEFISWLTGITVYTLPSNDCKKIESIDFVCILVSHGASMATSIQEVVNNLCGNYLFEAFDMPIDTSMKEISTEINSYLQRIGKKNSGVILLFDMGSLSEMYKEIKPSIESDLLVINNLTTAIALDVGLEVQQNYSFKKIAQKAEGYSQLTKAQYYEGISQNKNIIVSCMSGVGLSEEIKRIMQKSLKKETEIITMDYKDLKYLLETQEDDYFDKTKFILTTTDLQQTGQTTVLNIYDIMEKKGAEELQQLLLENGENTASIKEMMEDMLQFFTIEGISNRLQFLNPQIVIKEVQTIIDKYEQYYQWAFDGKIKLNLYMHIALMIERMLISPRKLAPLPKADQPLHPEKAEFFSVSKNIFHGIELKYNLIIDDYELSLMYELLKSRI; translated from the coding sequence ATGAAAAAAGCAAAATACTTTGTTTTAGATTGCTTAAAAGAATTGGTGCTTAGTGATAAAAAACTTATAACTACTCAAAACATTGCGGATAAAGCAGATTTAAGCCGTGGAGTGACAAGCCTTTATCTCTCCCAACTACTCGAAGAACATTTAGTAATGAAAGAAGGGACCAAGCCGGTTTATTGGTCCGTTTCTGACCCGAAAGATGCTTTTTGTAAATTTATTGGCTACCAAGGAAGTCTCAATAAGATCATTGAAGCGTGTAAGACGTCGGTGATTTACCCACCACATGGCTTTCCGATTATGATTACGGGACCTTCTGGAGTGGGGAAAAGCTTCTTGGCTTCGCTTCTTTATGAATACGCTTTAGAAAAGCAGTGTATAGAAAAAGAGTCTTCTTTTATTACTTTAAATTGTGCAGATTACGCCAATAATCTAGAATTACTTTCCTCTGTTTTATTTGGCTATAAAAAAGGCGCTTTTACAGGTGCTTTAGAAGATACGGACGGACTAGTCGATCAAGCGGATGGAGGCTATTTATTTTTGGATGAAATTCATCGCTTGCCAAAAGAGAGCCAGGAAAAGCTGTTTACGCTTTTAGATACAGGACAGTTTTATCCACTTGGAGAAAAGGAAAAACCAAAAAAAGTCAAGATTCATTTTGTCTTTGCCACCACAGAAAGTTTAGATCATTATTTATTACAAACATTTAGAAGAAGAGTTCCTATGAATGTTGAATTGCCAGCATATGATAAAAGACCGTTAAGTGAGAGATATCAGCTGCTTTACCATAGTTATCTTATCGAAGCGAAGCGGATGAACCGAAAGATCAAGGTGGGGACTGATAGCGTGACCAATTTGCTCTTCGAAAAGTTTGAAGGCAACATCGGAACATTACAAAATCAAGTGAAAATTTCTTGTGCCAAAGCGTACAACCAACAAAAAGATGCAGAGACAATTGTCATTAGCAACAAACACTCGCTTGACTCTTACATAGAAATTGATCCTAGTAAAGCGTTTGATGCTCCTTTTATGTTGCCTACTGAAAGTTACGCTTCAAACTGTTTAACTTTTGCACGCTCTATAGAAGAAAATGAGCAAAGCATGGTGCATTTCTCCGATCAACAGTTTGAAATCCAAAAGATGATTCGGATGATGAAAGAAAACATAAGTCAGGTTTATCTTGACAGTGGGTACTTGAATCTAACTTTAAGCAAAATGAATCAGTATCTTACCAACATCATCCAACAAAAATATGGCGTGAAAATTGGTTGGGACGACAAATCTTTGCAGGACTTGGCTATTATTTATCAGTTTTTTTTAGAATTGCCAAATACATTTCAGACCTCTGCATTTCGACTAGGCAAACGTGTTCAACAAAAATATCCAAGATCCTATGACTTATTTTATCCTTTTGTCGCTTATATATTTAAAGAAACTCAAGTTACAAAAGAATTCATTTCCTGGCTAACGGGTATAACTGTTTACACATTACCATCCAATGATTGTAAAAAAATTGAAAGTATTGATTTTGTTTGTATATTGGTTTCGCATGGCGCTTCGATGGCTACTAGTATTCAAGAGGTCGTCAATAATTTATGTGGAAACTATCTATTCGAAGCATTCGATATGCCCATAGATACTTCAATGAAAGAGATTAGTACAGAAATAAATAGCTATTTACAAAGAATTGGTAAAAAAAATTCTGGTGTTATTTTGCTATTTGACATGGGCTCTCTTAGTGAAATGTATAAAGAAATCAAACCGTCTATTGAGTCAGATTTACTAGTCATTAACAATCTTACAACTGCGATTGCATTAGATGTTGGATTAGAGGTTCAACAAAATTATTCATTTAAAAAAATTGCTCAGAAGGCGGAAGGATACAGTCAATTAACAAAAGCTCAATACTATGAAGGTATTTCTCAAAATAAAAATATTATTGTTTCCTGTATGTCTGGCGTCGGCTTATCAGAAGAGATTAAACGGATTATGCAGAAAAGCTTGAAAAAAGAAACCGAGATTATTACTATGGACTACAAAGATTTAAAGTATCTGCTTGAAACACAAGAGGACGACTATTTCGATAAAACAAAATTTATTTTGACGACTACCGACTTACAACAAACAGGACAGACAACGGTCTTAAATATTTACGATATCATGGAAAAAAAAGGAGCAGAGGAACTTCAGCAGTTGTTGCTCGAGAATGGAGAGAATACTGCGTCAATCAAAGAAATGATGGAAGACATGTTGCAGTTTTTTACCATTGAAGGCATCAGTAATCGGCTACAATTTTTGAATCCACAAATCGTGATCAAAGAAGTCCAAACGATTATTGATAAATATGAACAGTATTATCAATGGGCGTTCGATGGAAAGATTAAATTAAATTTATATATGCACATTGCGCTCATGATCGAACGAATGCTCATCTCACCAAGGAAATTAGCACCTCTACCTAAGGCTGATCAGCCCCTTCATCCAGAAAAAGCTGAGTTCTTTTCTGTTTCGAAGAATATTTTTCACGGAATTGAACTTAAATACAACCTGATTATTGATGATTACGAATTATCACTGATGTACGAATTACTCAAAAGTCGAATTTAG
- the rsfS gene encoding ribosome silencing factor translates to MLEVAVKAADSKRAEDIIGLDVQKVSLLADYFVICSGNSDRQVSAIVEAIVEEETKNGAQIKRVEGKDSGKWVLIDLGDIVVHVFHHSEREFYNLEKLWSDAPLVNLSSLVDA, encoded by the coding sequence ATGTTAGAAGTTGCAGTTAAGGCAGCTGATTCAAAAAGAGCAGAAGATATCATCGGACTGGATGTCCAGAAAGTATCATTGCTAGCAGATTATTTTGTCATCTGTAGTGGTAATAGTGATCGTCAAGTATCTGCTATAGTGGAAGCAATCGTGGAAGAAGAAACAAAAAATGGCGCACAGATTAAAAGAGTGGAAGGCAAAGACTCGGGTAAATGGGTGCTAATTGATTTAGGAGATATCGTTGTCCATGTTTTCCATCATAGTGAACGTGAATTTTATAATCTAGAAAAGCTTTGGTCAGATGCACCACTAGTTAATCTATCCAGTTTGGTTGATGCATAA
- a CDS encoding YebC/PmpR family DNA-binding transcriptional regulator: MGRKWANIKEKKAAKDANNSRVYAKFGIEIYVAAKQGDPDPHANQKLRFVIERAKTYNVPKHIIDRAIEKAKGTGDETYSELRYEGFGPNGSMVIVDALTNNVNRTAADVRAAFGKNGGNMGVSGSVAYMFDNTALFSFDGKNTDADSVLEFLMEKDVDVRDVTEEEGQIVVYGEPEEFHTVQETLKEFGVTDFTVAEMEMIAQNEVSLSGEDLEKFEKMIDVLEDLEDVQKVHHNVELD, from the coding sequence ATGGGCCGTAAATGGGCAAATATTAAAGAAAAAAAAGCAGCAAAAGATGCAAATAACAGCCGAGTTTATGCAAAATTCGGAATTGAAATTTATGTAGCAGCAAAGCAAGGAGATCCAGATCCACACGCAAATCAAAAATTACGTTTTGTCATTGAACGTGCTAAAACATACAATGTACCTAAGCATATTATTGATCGTGCCATTGAAAAAGCGAAAGGTACCGGAGACGAAACCTACTCAGAATTACGTTATGAGGGTTTTGGACCAAACGGATCAATGGTTATTGTCGATGCTTTGACCAATAATGTCAATCGAACCGCAGCGGATGTACGTGCTGCATTTGGTAAAAACGGAGGGAACATGGGGGTAAGTGGTTCTGTCGCTTACATGTTTGATAACACAGCACTCTTTAGTTTTGATGGTAAGAACACAGATGCTGACTCTGTTTTAGAGTTCTTGATGGAAAAAGATGTTGATGTTCGTGATGTTACTGAGGAAGAAGGACAAATCGTCGTTTACGGGGAGCCTGAGGAATTCCATACTGTACAAGAAACCTTAAAGGAATTTGGGGTTACTGATTTTACTGTCGCTGAAATGGAAATGATTGCGCAAAACGAAGTCTCACTGTCTGGTGAAGATTTGGAAAAATTCGAGAAAATGATTGATGTTTTAGAAGATTTAGAGGATGTACAAAAAGTTCATCATAATGTAGAGTTAGACTAA
- a CDS encoding nucleotidyltransferase, with product MKACGLVVEYNPFHNGHAYHIEQAKKESHAEVMVAVMSGNFLQRGEPAIYNKWTRTNEALKNGIDLVIELPFAFATQSADYFARGSIALLQALQVDSLCFGTDSKETVDYEQFARFHQENKALIEARFQQLKNNGMNYPQQMTAVYRELCEGSFFDFSSPNHILGMAYAKENQTYKTPMKLLPIKRQLADFHEATLNSSSRIASASAIRNELFKNSNHAQLKKVVPAQTFLDICFEPKNSWNAYFSLLKYKLITSSHEELATIYQMTEGIEYRLKDKIKASSDFESFVNSVKSKRFTHTRIQRLCTYILGNVTQAEINAVWAQPFIRILGFNQTGRSFLKERKNDTPYPFITNIAKANEKKAALDIKMGQIYQLSQKMPLEQDYYRKPIFLDTANQ from the coding sequence ATGAAGGCATGTGGTTTGGTTGTGGAATATAATCCGTTTCACAATGGACATGCTTATCACATCGAACAGGCTAAAAAAGAGAGTCATGCCGAGGTCATGGTTGCTGTGATGAGCGGGAATTTTTTACAGCGAGGAGAGCCTGCTATTTATAACAAGTGGACTCGAACAAATGAAGCATTAAAGAATGGGATTGATTTAGTCATTGAGTTGCCTTTTGCGTTTGCTACTCAATCTGCGGACTATTTTGCACGTGGTAGTATTGCGCTACTCCAAGCGCTTCAGGTAGACAGTCTGTGTTTTGGCACAGACAGTAAAGAAACGGTTGATTATGAGCAATTTGCTCGATTCCATCAAGAAAACAAAGCTTTAATTGAAGCTCGTTTTCAGCAACTTAAAAATAATGGGATGAACTATCCCCAGCAAATGACGGCGGTTTACCGGGAATTATGCGAAGGAAGCTTTTTTGATTTTTCTTCTCCCAATCATATACTTGGAATGGCGTATGCCAAAGAAAATCAAACCTACAAAACACCGATGAAATTGCTCCCAATAAAAAGACAACTCGCAGATTTTCATGAAGCCACATTAAATAGCTCTTCACGAATCGCAAGTGCTAGCGCCATTCGCAATGAGCTATTTAAAAATTCAAATCACGCACAATTAAAAAAGGTTGTCCCCGCACAGACGTTTCTTGATATCTGTTTTGAACCAAAAAACTCATGGAATGCTTACTTTTCCTTGCTCAAATATAAACTGATTACCAGTTCACATGAAGAGTTAGCCACAATTTATCAAATGACAGAAGGAATCGAATACCGCTTGAAAGACAAAATCAAGGCTAGTTCTGACTTTGAATCTTTTGTCAATTCAGTCAAGTCAAAACGATTTACGCATACTCGAATTCAGCGCCTATGTACCTATATTTTGGGCAATGTTACTCAAGCAGAAATCAATGCTGTTTGGGCACAACCATTCATTCGGATTTTAGGGTTCAATCAAACAGGACGTAGCTTTTTAAAAGAGAGAAAAAATGACACACCTTATCCTTTTATTACGAATATTGCCAAAGCAAATGAGAAGAAAGCGGCCTTAGATATAAAAATGGGACAAATTTACCAACTATCTCAAAAAATGCCGTTAGAACAAGATTACTATAGAAAACCAATTTTTTTAGACACAGCGAATCAGTAA
- a CDS encoding PTS sugar transporter subunit IIA — translation MKKYVVASHGELAKGMQSTLELFLGTEPDIHYFSAYTQEEPDIEQEIEKFFSELNEEDQVVIFTDLYGGSVNQKLTLASQNHKNIFIISGFNIPLILEVILGTDLITDEWLEQMIEKGKNGMQRVQLKQAEENETSFFE, via the coding sequence ATGAAAAAGTATGTTGTTGCTTCCCATGGTGAACTAGCTAAGGGTATGCAAAGTACATTAGAGCTATTTTTAGGAACCGAACCTGATATTCATTATTTTTCTGCCTATACCCAAGAGGAGCCTGATATTGAGCAGGAAATAGAAAAATTTTTCTCAGAACTAAATGAAGAAGATCAGGTTGTTATCTTTACTGATTTGTACGGCGGAAGTGTCAATCAAAAATTAACACTTGCTTCTCAAAATCATAAAAATATTTTTATCATTTCTGGATTTAATATTCCACTCATTCTCGAAGTGATTTTGGGCACTGATTTGATTACGGATGAATGGCTTGAGCAAATGATTGAAAAAGGAAAAAACGGAATGCAAAGAGTACAACTAAAACAAGCCGAAGAGAACGAAACTAGTTTCTTCGAATAA
- the yqeH gene encoding ribosome biogenesis GTPase YqeH, translating into MNEELRCIGCGAPIQTENPEELGYTPNAALKKGEETGEVYCQRCFRLRHYNDIQDVQLTDDDFLRLLNQIGETDALIVNVIDIFDFNGSVIPGLHRFIGNNPVLLVGNKVDILPKSLKKSKMTQWLRERAHEVGLRPKDVLLTSAKKASDIHMLLEKIEQYRKGKDVYVVGVTNVGKSTLINAIIKQTAGVKDVITTSQFPGTTLDKIEIPLEDGHCLVDTPGIIHQYQMAHYLGKKDLRITAPTKEIKPKIYQLNAGQTLFLGGLARFDFVQGERTSFIAYVSNDIEIHRTKLERATDFYEKHRGGLLQPPRPDEIADFPELVRFEFSIKEKTDIVFAGLGWITVTTPCVVAGWAPKGVDVVRRKALI; encoded by the coding sequence ATTAATGAAGAATTACGCTGTATCGGGTGCGGCGCACCGATTCAAACAGAAAATCCAGAAGAACTGGGCTATACCCCAAACGCTGCCTTAAAAAAAGGGGAAGAAACTGGGGAAGTTTACTGTCAAAGATGCTTTCGACTAAGACATTATAATGACATTCAAGATGTGCAATTAACGGATGATGACTTTTTAAGACTGCTCAATCAAATTGGTGAAACAGATGCATTAATCGTAAATGTCATCGATATTTTTGACTTTAATGGTAGTGTGATTCCAGGATTGCACCGATTTATTGGAAATAATCCAGTTTTACTTGTTGGAAATAAAGTCGATATTTTACCGAAATCACTCAAAAAAAGTAAAATGACACAATGGCTACGTGAGCGCGCACATGAAGTCGGCTTAAGACCTAAAGATGTCTTGCTGACGAGTGCAAAAAAAGCAAGTGATATTCACATGCTTCTTGAAAAAATTGAGCAGTACCGCAAAGGAAAAGATGTTTATGTTGTGGGAGTCACAAACGTTGGAAAATCTACTCTGATCAACGCCATTATTAAACAAACAGCTGGGGTAAAAGATGTCATTACTACTTCCCAATTCCCAGGGACTACATTGGACAAGATTGAAATTCCACTTGAAGACGGTCACTGTTTAGTTGATACGCCAGGGATTATCCATCAGTATCAGATGGCTCATTATCTTGGTAAAAAAGATTTGCGTATCACAGCACCAACAAAAGAAATTAAGCCTAAGATTTATCAGTTAAACGCGGGGCAAACACTATTTCTAGGTGGGCTTGCTCGTTTTGATTTTGTTCAGGGAGAGCGTACTTCTTTTATCGCGTATGTGTCAAATGACATTGAGATTCACCGAACAAAACTCGAGCGTGCAACTGACTTTTACGAAAAGCATCGCGGGGGCTTACTGCAACCGCCTCGTCCAGACGAAATAGCAGATTTTCCAGAGCTTGTTCGCTTTGAATTTTCAATCAAGGAAAAGACCGATATTGTATTTGCCGGTTTAGGGTGGATTACCGTGACAACCCCTTGTGTGGTTGCCGGATGGGCACCAAAAGGCGTAGATGTTGTTCGAAGAAAAGCATTAATATAA
- a CDS encoding PTS mannose/fructose/sorbose/N-acetylgalactosamine transporter subunit IIC translates to MLYQALIVALIVFITVGGQELLGFTMLGRPIVIGPLVGLALGDIQTGLLIGASLETIFMGVVNIGGASSAEPGLATALAVAFAIHLHGGLGIALPIAIPLGIIGLQIKTLLYVGVVGPFASKFDSLASQGDQKGITRLHFGLWTLQWFIYALIPFFAILVGSSATQKLLEMIPTVITNGLTVAGNLLPAVGMAMLMKILWENNISVFYFLGFLIVAYFKVPLIAIAVLAIIIAVLTAQRDYQLKKMNQDIMQRPALTDNSGSQEELEEDDFFS, encoded by the coding sequence ATGCTATATCAAGCGTTAATTGTTGCTCTTATCGTATTTATCACAGTAGGAGGGCAAGAGCTACTCGGGTTTACAATGCTCGGCAGACCAATTGTGATTGGTCCATTAGTTGGTCTTGCGTTAGGTGACATTCAAACTGGCTTATTGATTGGGGCTTCTCTTGAAACAATCTTTATGGGCGTCGTTAATATTGGTGGGGCGAGTTCAGCAGAGCCAGGTCTAGCAACAGCTCTTGCAGTTGCCTTTGCCATCCATTTACACGGGGGATTAGGGATTGCTTTACCGATTGCCATCCCACTTGGAATTATTGGACTACAAATCAAAACGTTGTTATACGTTGGTGTTGTAGGACCATTTGCAAGCAAATTTGATTCTTTAGCTAGCCAAGGAGATCAAAAAGGCATCACTCGACTTCACTTTGGACTTTGGACACTACAATGGTTCATCTATGCGTTGATTCCATTCTTTGCGATTTTGGTTGGTTCCTCTGCTACACAAAAACTTTTAGAAATGATTCCAACAGTCATCACAAATGGACTAACTGTTGCAGGAAATCTATTGCCCGCAGTCGGCATGGCAATGTTAATGAAAATATTATGGGAAAATAACATTTCTGTCTTTTATTTCTTAGGATTTTTAATTGTTGCGTATTTCAAAGTACCCTTGATTGCAATCGCGGTTCTAGCAATCATTATTGCAGTTCTAACCGCTCAACGTGATTATCAGCTAAAAAAAATGAACCAAGATATTATGCAACGTCCTGCTCTAACAGATAATTCAGGCAGTCAAGAAGAATTAGAAGAAGACGATTTCTTTAGTTAG
- a CDS encoding PTS sugar transporter subunit IIB gives MIKALRVDERLIHGQIAMVWSKELGIDGIVVANDETAANETQQMALKMAVPSGIKVIIKTVAGAIELVQDPRAEKMKLLILVRTVHDAVSIAKSVSNILYMNIGNVGKAVQANKTTFTQFVMLTDEEIASLKELVQLYPETALQNVPGDKRELASSSLKKMNL, from the coding sequence ATGATTAAAGCACTAAGAGTAGACGAAAGATTGATTCACGGACAAATTGCGATGGTATGGTCAAAAGAATTGGGGATTGATGGCATTGTAGTAGCAAATGATGAAACTGCCGCAAATGAAACTCAACAAATGGCTTTGAAGATGGCTGTTCCAAGTGGAATTAAGGTGATTATTAAGACAGTTGCAGGGGCGATTGAGCTCGTTCAGGACCCTCGAGCAGAAAAAATGAAACTGTTAATCTTGGTAAGAACTGTACATGACGCTGTCTCAATTGCTAAAAGTGTATCCAATATTTTATATATGAACATTGGAAATGTTGGGAAAGCTGTTCAAGCTAACAAGACAACCTTTACTCAATTTGTAATGTTAACCGACGAGGAAATCGCTAGCCTTAAAGAATTAGTACAACTTTATCCAGAAACTGCCTTACAAAATGTTCCTGGAGACAAGCGTGAATTAGCTAGTAGTAGCCTTAAAAAAATGAATTTGTAA
- a CDS encoding class I SAM-dependent DNA methyltransferase, with amino-acid sequence MNYETFAFVYDEVMDVSLYAKWLTFAKRHLPTTTKRILELACGTGALALSFAKEGYDVTALDLSEEMLSVASTRAMDASPRTNLQFVLGDMMDLSEDGTYEAITCFSDSICYMESPQEVQQVFDTVHEALEAEGTFIFDVHSLYQVDTLFPEYSYHYQTDEFAFLWDSYPGNEAHSIEHFLTFFVKEGQDGNERFVRYDELHRERTYSIENYLRMLESAGFDQVQVCADFEDSEPTEESKRWFFVCKKATEFA; translated from the coding sequence ATGAATTATGAAACCTTTGCTTTTGTATATGACGAAGTGATGGATGTCTCATTATATGCAAAGTGGCTGACTTTTGCAAAAAGGCATTTGCCTACAACTACTAAACGAATTTTAGAGTTGGCTTGCGGGACCGGTGCCTTAGCTCTTTCTTTTGCTAAAGAAGGCTATGATGTTACAGCGCTTGATCTATCAGAAGAGATGCTCTCTGTTGCAAGTACACGGGCGATGGACGCTTCGCCAAGAACAAATTTACAGTTTGTCCTTGGTGATATGATGGATTTGTCTGAGGATGGAACCTATGAAGCCATTACTTGCTTTTCAGACTCTATTTGTTATATGGAAAGTCCACAAGAGGTGCAACAAGTATTTGACACAGTGCACGAAGCCCTTGAAGCAGAAGGGACATTTATTTTTGACGTACATTCTCTTTATCAAGTTGATACCTTATTTCCAGAATACAGTTATCATTATCAAACAGATGAGTTTGCGTTTCTATGGGACAGTTATCCAGGGAACGAAGCGCATAGTATCGAACATTTTTTAACATTTTTTGTAAAAGAAGGTCAAGATGGCAACGAACGGTTTGTGCGCTATGACGAATTGCATCGAGAAAGAACCTATAGCATTGAAAATTATTTACGGATGCTAGAAAGCGCTGGTTTTGATCAAGTACAAGTCTGTGCAGATTTTGAAGATAGCGAACCTACTGAAGAAAGTAAGCGATGGTTTTTTGTTTGTAAAAAAGCCACTGAATTCGCATAA
- a CDS encoding nicotinate-nucleotide adenylyltransferase, giving the protein MSRQATPVNYLTATKSLPQKERNRKQVGILGGNFNPVHQTHLVIADQVFHQLGLDAVYLMPSYESPHVDPKKTIDATHRLNMLELATHNNPHLSIEKEEIMRGGKSYTYETMKRLVEKNPDVDYYFIIGGDMVEYLPTWYKIDQLMHLIQFVGIRRPQYPQTSDYPIIWVDVPLMDISSTFIREKIQAGCAVRYLLPDSVVQYIAEKRLYLDEQ; this is encoded by the coding sequence ATGAGTCGACAAGCGACACCTGTCAACTATTTGACAGCTACAAAATCTTTGCCTCAAAAAGAGCGAAATAGAAAACAAGTTGGGATACTTGGTGGAAACTTTAATCCAGTCCACCAGACACACCTTGTTATTGCAGATCAGGTATTTCATCAGCTTGGGTTAGATGCTGTCTATTTGATGCCCAGCTATGAATCACCACATGTGGATCCAAAGAAAACAATTGATGCAACTCATCGTTTGAACATGTTAGAGCTTGCTACGCACAACAACCCCCATCTTTCTATCGAAAAAGAGGAAATCATGCGCGGGGGTAAAAGCTACACTTATGAAACCATGAAACGGTTGGTTGAAAAAAATCCTGATGTTGATTATTATTTTATTATTGGGGGCGATATGGTCGAATACTTACCTACTTGGTACAAAATTGACCAACTGATGCACCTTATTCAATTTGTTGGCATAAGACGTCCTCAATATCCTCAAACAAGTGATTATCCCATTATTTGGGTCGATGTGCCGCTTATGGATATTAGTTCGACCTTTATTCGAGAAAAAATCCAAGCTGGGTGCGCGGTTCGATACCTTTTGCCCGATAGTGTGGTACAATATATAGCTGAAAAGAGGTTATATTTGGATGAACAATAA
- the yhbY gene encoding ribosome assembly RNA-binding protein YhbY, protein MNLRGKQKRFLRSKAHHLQPIFQIGKGGINEQMLVQVNEALEKRELIKISLLQNTDELTDEAALTIANVTKATVVQTIGHVIVLFKPSSKEKYQHLSKEVRDI, encoded by the coding sequence ATGAACTTAAGAGGAAAACAAAAAAGATTTTTGAGAAGCAAGGCACACCACTTGCAACCAATTTTTCAAATTGGGAAAGGTGGAATCAATGAACAAATGCTTGTTCAAGTGAACGAAGCCTTAGAAAAACGTGAGCTTATCAAAATCTCTTTATTACAAAATACAGATGAACTAACAGATGAGGCCGCCTTGACGATTGCAAATGTCACCAAAGCCACTGTCGTACAAACCATTGGTCATGTCATTGTACTATTTAAACCTTCTTCAAAAGAAAAATATCAACATTTATCAAAAGAAGTACGTGATATTTAG
- the yqeK gene encoding bis(5'-nucleosyl)-tetraphosphatase (symmetrical) YqeK, with the protein MNNKNQVIYSGSYTFYNREMLMEKIQMRMSEKRFLHVLRVEEMAVGLAAKYDVSVEKASIAALAHDYAKERPDEEMAEIILAEDFDKALLPYGNPIWHGIVGAYLVEKELGIHDLEILQAIRLHTTGAKNMTPLDKVIYVADYVETGRHFPGVETARALALTDLDQAVGYEAKHTLLHLIESNAKVFPKSLETYNQWAANN; encoded by the coding sequence ATGAACAATAAAAATCAAGTAATCTATTCTGGAAGCTATACTTTCTACAATCGTGAAATGTTGATGGAAAAAATCCAAATGAGGATGAGCGAAAAACGGTTCTTGCATGTACTACGTGTCGAAGAAATGGCCGTAGGGCTTGCAGCAAAATATGATGTATCTGTCGAAAAAGCAAGTATCGCGGCACTCGCTCATGACTATGCAAAAGAACGTCCGGATGAAGAGATGGCAGAGATTATTCTAGCTGAAGATTTTGATAAAGCATTATTACCATATGGAAACCCAATTTGGCATGGTATCGTAGGTGCGTACCTAGTAGAAAAGGAATTAGGGATTCATGACTTGGAAATCCTTCAAGCCATTCGCTTGCATACCACAGGGGCAAAAAACATGACGCCTCTCGATAAGGTGATTTATGTAGCGGATTATGTTGAGACTGGCCGGCATTTTCCTGGTGTTGAAACAGCTCGCGCGCTGGCACTAACCGATTTAGATCAAGCCGTTGGCTATGAGGCGAAGCATACGTTGTTACATTTAATTGAAAGTAATGCCAAAGTCTTCCCTAAATCATTAGAAACGTACAATCAATGGGCAGCAAACAATTAA